From the genome of Symbiobacterium terraclitae, one region includes:
- a CDS encoding DUF1444 family protein, with the protein MRGAHIIPEKRHPGLEWVRGRLLPQLVPDWLVPGEHRDDRDLAAVRHMGDVAVAFVIDGPGHPVYVDCGLLGSWGVAETDLLAHALANLARTYRPFAHRGKGERLTLVWDAHDGYDAARLLLTRRLCEAAAQVPGSPVIGVPHRDRLVMFGDRDPDFVAEMAELIDYEFNNHPYPVSSQLYTLFGGVLRLYRPDVRQEAVLN; encoded by the coding sequence GTGAGAGGCGCGCACATCATTCCTGAGAAGCGCCATCCGGGACTCGAGTGGGTGCGGGGGAGGCTGCTGCCGCAGCTGGTTCCGGACTGGCTCGTGCCGGGAGAACACCGCGACGACCGCGACCTGGCGGCGGTCCGCCACATGGGCGACGTCGCCGTCGCCTTCGTCATCGACGGGCCCGGGCATCCTGTATACGTGGACTGCGGCCTGCTGGGGAGCTGGGGCGTCGCGGAGACCGACCTGCTCGCACATGCCCTGGCCAACCTGGCGCGGACCTACCGGCCGTTTGCCCACCGCGGGAAGGGCGAGCGCCTGACCCTGGTGTGGGACGCGCACGACGGCTACGATGCGGCCCGCCTGCTCCTGACCCGCCGGCTCTGCGAGGCCGCCGCCCAGGTGCCTGGCAGCCCCGTGATCGGGGTGCCCCATCGCGACCGACTGGTGATGTTCGGCGACCGCGACCCGGACTTCGTGGCGGAGATGGCCGAGCTGATCGACTACGAGTTCAACAACCATCCCTACCCCGTCTCGTCGCAGCTGTACACGCTGTTCGGCGGGGTGCTGAGGCTCTACCGGCCCGACGTGCGGCAGGAAGCGGTTCTCAACTGA
- the purS gene encoding phosphoribosylformylglycinamidine synthase subunit PurS, with the protein MRFQAEVIVSLKKGVLDPQGSAVEGAIKSLGYEGVGQVRFGKHITLVVEAGSREAAEALVADLCKRILSNPVMETFTFTVTEVA; encoded by the coding sequence ATGCGGTTCCAGGCCGAGGTGATCGTCAGTCTGAAGAAAGGCGTGCTCGACCCCCAGGGCTCTGCGGTGGAGGGCGCCATCAAGAGCCTGGGCTATGAGGGCGTGGGCCAGGTGCGCTTCGGCAAGCATATCACCCTCGTCGTCGAGGCCGGGTCCAGGGAGGCGGCGGAAGCGCTGGTGGCCGACCTCTGCAAGCGCATCCTGTCCAACCCGGTGATGGAGACCTTCACCTTCACGGTCACGGAGGTGGCATGA
- a CDS encoding radical SAM protein, with translation MTENVTRENLHRLRNPRLRAYAERYAAIYEEFEEAVQQAGLPLEPTDRSAEADALRAELRAGGTSFRNAGHSIHLGPISPACEACRKGVGTATFFASLKCHRRCFYCFNPNQQGYDFFQGHRRDLAAELTELAESGCQVGHLALTGGEPLLFPEEAAGFFQTARRLFPGVHTRLYTSGDHLNEALLRQLADAGLDEVRISVRVDDGAAGRRHTYDRIALAREYIPAVMVETPVLPGTLDVMEEMLLELDRIGIFGVNLLEFCFPFHNAGAFRERGYQIKNPPYEVPYDYWYAGGLPVAGSELDALRLLRFALDRGLSMGVHYCSLENKHSGQIYQQNADAVLPETACFSERDFFIRSAKVFGRDAIRARKQFDAIGYGGYTADPVHGFLEFHPARIPDLRGLDVEVALCTYVQEERAEGRVLRELKVALTTPESFDPDTDI, from the coding sequence GTGACTGAGAACGTGACCCGGGAGAACCTCCACCGCCTGCGCAACCCGCGGCTCCGCGCATACGCGGAGCGGTATGCGGCGATCTACGAGGAGTTCGAAGAGGCCGTGCAGCAGGCCGGGCTGCCCCTGGAGCCCACCGACCGGAGCGCCGAGGCCGACGCCCTGCGGGCCGAACTGCGCGCCGGGGGCACCAGCTTCCGGAACGCCGGGCACAGCATCCACCTCGGCCCGATCTCGCCCGCCTGTGAAGCCTGTCGGAAGGGCGTGGGCACCGCGACCTTCTTCGCTTCGCTGAAGTGCCACCGCAGGTGCTTCTACTGCTTCAACCCCAACCAGCAGGGATACGACTTCTTTCAGGGCCACCGGCGGGATCTGGCGGCCGAGCTGACCGAGCTGGCGGAGAGCGGCTGCCAGGTAGGCCACCTGGCGCTGACCGGCGGCGAGCCCCTGCTGTTCCCCGAGGAGGCGGCGGGCTTCTTTCAGACCGCCCGACGGCTCTTCCCCGGCGTTCACACCCGCCTCTACACCAGCGGCGACCACCTGAACGAGGCGCTGCTCCGGCAGCTGGCCGACGCCGGGCTGGACGAGGTGCGCATCAGCGTCCGGGTCGACGACGGCGCAGCCGGGCGCCGCCACACTTACGACCGGATCGCGCTCGCCCGGGAGTACATCCCCGCGGTCATGGTGGAGACGCCGGTGCTGCCCGGCACGCTGGACGTGATGGAAGAGATGCTGCTGGAGCTGGACCGCATCGGAATCTTCGGCGTGAACCTCCTGGAGTTCTGCTTCCCGTTCCACAACGCCGGGGCATTCCGGGAGCGGGGCTACCAGATCAAGAACCCGCCGTATGAGGTTCCCTATGACTACTGGTACGCCGGCGGCCTGCCCGTGGCGGGCAGCGAGCTGGACGCGCTGCGGCTCCTGAGGTTCGCCCTGGACCGCGGGCTCTCGATGGGCGTGCACTACTGCTCGCTGGAGAACAAGCACTCGGGCCAGATCTACCAGCAGAATGCCGACGCCGTGCTGCCCGAGACGGCCTGCTTCTCCGAGCGCGACTTCTTCATCCGGTCTGCAAAGGTGTTCGGGCGCGACGCCATCCGCGCGCGGAAGCAGTTCGACGCCATCGGGTACGGCGGCTACACCGCCGACCCGGTCCACGGCTTCCTGGAGTTCCACCCTGCGCGGATCCCGGACCTGCGGGGGC
- a CDS encoding HelD family protein — translation MSAENHPAYQEEREHLEHTLARVDAELLRRLRLSEIVVEDTDQYEESMHAIRAAQEAMESLRDEAVARLSVAALEPYFGRVDFLEDGAAEPQVLYIGKSGFADPGSDRPLVIDWRAPVASLFYGAAAGGKAAYTAPGGVVTGRLLRKRSLAVKWRRLQHIADADPGAAGDGAAIDPFLLYRLQESRDHKLRDIVSTIQAEQNTIIRAEPDRPVLIQGVAGSGKTTVALHRLAYLLYTYRDSLAPERMVIFAPSRMFLDYIADVLPELGVGGIRQVTFQDWALGQLSDRVALADAEAVLEARFLPGRQPGTRQEEPPGRFKGSLRFKAMLDRALERYEAQAVPEADLVLWPGAEVPHREIRDWYLRHYRRYPLNTRKDRIFARLRTWARAQLEPFRDEPEERDRRKAMVTALRRYFALWPTHSPLTLYREILGLGAPRGKRPLDLGAAVPPDVTEASRYLLDGTVATEDLAPLVYLQERLEGLADEWRLDHVVIDEAQDFSPFQVYLLRRLTERDSFTILGDLSQAIHAETGVADWSEIAAVFPPGAVQHFRLERSYRSTAGIVTFANRVLARVGLTEGLARPVYREGPPVRLAGVARKEWVSAVAEEVRRLQSAHASVAVVCRTGAEARALADWLRAEGLAPELITPSRHRYLGGLSVIASYLTKGLEFDAVLVADAGAHNYALSRRDARLLYVACTRALHELSVLYTGEVTPLLAEEQ, via the coding sequence GTGAGTGCGGAGAACCATCCGGCCTATCAGGAGGAGCGGGAGCACCTGGAGCACACCCTGGCGCGGGTGGACGCGGAGCTCCTCCGCCGGCTGCGCCTCAGCGAGATCGTGGTGGAGGATACGGACCAGTACGAGGAGTCGATGCACGCCATACGGGCCGCGCAGGAGGCGATGGAGAGCCTGCGGGACGAGGCGGTGGCGCGTCTCTCCGTGGCCGCGCTGGAGCCGTACTTCGGGCGCGTCGACTTCCTGGAGGACGGCGCCGCGGAGCCCCAGGTGCTCTACATCGGCAAGTCGGGGTTTGCCGACCCGGGGAGCGACCGGCCGCTCGTCATCGACTGGCGTGCGCCGGTGGCGAGCCTCTTCTACGGCGCTGCGGCGGGCGGGAAGGCCGCCTACACGGCCCCGGGGGGCGTGGTGACCGGCCGGCTCCTGCGCAAGCGGAGCCTGGCGGTGAAGTGGCGGCGGCTGCAGCACATCGCCGACGCCGACCCCGGCGCCGCGGGCGACGGGGCCGCCATCGACCCGTTCCTGCTCTACCGGCTGCAGGAGAGCCGCGATCACAAGCTGAGGGACATCGTCTCCACCATCCAGGCCGAGCAGAACACCATCATCCGGGCGGAGCCCGACCGGCCCGTCCTTATCCAGGGCGTCGCCGGGTCGGGCAAGACCACCGTCGCCCTGCACCGTCTGGCCTACCTGCTCTACACCTACCGGGACTCCCTGGCGCCCGAGCGAATGGTCATCTTCGCCCCCAGCCGGATGTTCCTGGACTACATCGCTGATGTGCTGCCCGAGCTGGGCGTGGGCGGCATCCGGCAGGTCACCTTCCAGGACTGGGCGCTGGGGCAGCTGTCCGACCGGGTGGCGCTGGCGGACGCCGAGGCGGTGCTCGAGGCGCGCTTCCTCCCCGGGCGCCAGCCCGGGACCAGGCAGGAGGAGCCCCCGGGCCGGTTCAAGGGCTCGCTGCGCTTCAAGGCGATGCTGGACCGGGCCCTGGAGCGCTACGAGGCGCAGGCCGTGCCGGAGGCCGACCTGGTGCTTTGGCCGGGGGCGGAGGTGCCGCACCGGGAGATCCGGGACTGGTACCTGCGCCACTACCGGCGCTATCCGCTCAACACCCGCAAGGACCGCATCTTCGCCCGGCTGCGCACCTGGGCGCGGGCGCAGCTGGAGCCCTTCCGCGACGAGCCGGAGGAGCGGGACCGCAGGAAGGCCATGGTCACAGCGCTCCGCCGCTACTTCGCCCTCTGGCCGACCCACTCCCCGCTGACCCTCTACCGGGAGATCCTGGGCCTCGGCGCACCGCGGGGCAAGCGGCCCCTGGATCTCGGCGCCGCGGTCCCGCCAGACGTGACCGAGGCCTCCCGCTACCTGCTGGACGGGACCGTGGCCACCGAGGACCTGGCGCCGCTGGTCTACCTGCAGGAGCGGCTGGAGGGGCTGGCTGACGAGTGGCGCCTGGATCACGTGGTGATCGACGAGGCGCAGGACTTCAGCCCGTTCCAGGTGTACCTGCTGCGCCGGCTCACCGAGCGGGACTCCTTCACCATCCTCGGCGACCTGAGCCAGGCGATCCACGCCGAAACGGGGGTGGCCGACTGGTCGGAGATCGCGGCGGTCTTCCCGCCGGGCGCGGTGCAACACTTTCGGCTGGAGCGGTCCTACCGGTCGACAGCCGGCATCGTCACCTTCGCGAACAGGGTACTGGCCCGGGTCGGCCTCACCGAGGGGCTGGCCCGCCCGGTCTACCGCGAGGGGCCGCCGGTGCGCCTCGCAGGCGTGGCGCGCAAAGAGTGGGTGAGCGCCGTGGCGGAGGAGGTGCGCCGGCTCCAGTCCGCCCACGCCTCGGTCGCGGTGGTCTGCCGCACCGGGGCGGAGGCCCGGGCGCTCGCGGACTGGCTGCGGGCGGAGGGCCTTGCGCCCGAGCTGATCACCCCCAGCCGGCACCGGTACCTGGGCGGCCTCTCCGTGATCGCCAGCTACCTGACCAAGGGGCTGGAGTTCGACGCGGTCCTGGTGGCCGACGCCGGCGCCCACAACTACGCGCTGAGCCGGCGCGACGCCCGGCTGCTCTACGTGGCCTGCACGCGCGCGCTGCACGAGCTCAGCGTGCTCTACACCGGCGAGGTGACGCCGCTGCTGGCGGAGGAGCAGTGA
- the pdxK gene encoding pyridoxine/pyridoxal/pyridoxamine kinase, giving the protein MYRALTIAGSDTSGGAGIQADLKTFQELGVYGMSVLNVIVAMDPHNGWSHRVFPLDLAVVEAQLATVFEGIGVDALKTGMLASAAVVELVARTLERYDVRRVVVDPVMVCKGTDEVLMPDHAAAIRELLLPRALVTTPNLFEAAQLAQRPPIRTLDDMKDAAVRIRAAGAQNVLIKGGSRLQGVENAVDLFYDGREFVLLEAEKVAHGYTHGAGCTTAAAIAAELAKGAGAADAVRTAKRFVSAAIRHGFPLNQYVGPVMHGALRLRNGA; this is encoded by the coding sequence GTGTACAGGGCACTCACCATTGCCGGCTCCGACACCAGCGGCGGTGCGGGCATACAGGCGGATCTCAAGACGTTTCAGGAGCTGGGCGTCTACGGCATGTCGGTCCTGAACGTCATCGTGGCCATGGATCCCCACAACGGTTGGAGCCACCGGGTCTTCCCCCTGGACCTGGCAGTGGTGGAGGCCCAGCTGGCCACCGTGTTCGAGGGCATCGGCGTCGACGCGCTGAAGACCGGCATGCTCGCCTCGGCAGCGGTGGTCGAACTGGTCGCCCGAACGCTGGAGCGCTACGACGTCCGGCGGGTGGTCGTCGACCCGGTGATGGTCTGCAAGGGGACCGACGAGGTGCTGATGCCCGACCACGCGGCGGCCATCCGCGAGCTGCTCCTGCCCCGCGCCCTCGTGACGACCCCGAACCTCTTCGAGGCGGCGCAGCTGGCGCAGCGGCCCCCCATCCGCACCCTGGACGACATGAAGGACGCCGCGGTCCGCATCCGCGCAGCCGGGGCGCAGAACGTGCTGATCAAGGGCGGCAGCAGGCTGCAGGGCGTGGAGAACGCTGTCGACCTGTTCTACGACGGCAGGGAGTTCGTGCTGCTGGAGGCGGAGAAGGTTGCCCACGGCTACACCCACGGCGCCGGCTGCACGACGGCGGCGGCCATCGCCGCCGAGCTGGCCAAGGGGGCCGGGGCGGCGGACGCGGTGCGCACCGCCAAGCGGTTCGTCAGCGCCGCCATCCGCCACGGCTTCCCGCTGAACCAGTACGTCGGCCCCGTCATGCACGGCGCGCTGCGGCTGCGGAATGGGGCGTAG
- the purB gene encoding adenylosuccinate lyase, translating to MIERYTRPRMAQLWSQANRFQKWLEVELLACEAWAQLGAIPADAVRELRARAFTVDEAFVRRVAEIEATTRHDVIAFTTACAERIDHPAARYIHYGLTSTDVVDTALSAVLNEAVQEVQRGLERLIAALGRQAVAHKYTPIMGRTHGVHAEPTSFGLKLAVFYAQFKRDAARIEQARQSIAVGKLSGAVGNYGNIDPFVEQYVCERMGLGVADISTQVLQRDRHAHLMTALAILGSSLDSLATELRLLQKTETREVEEPFSRGQKGSSAMPHKRNPVTLEQISGLSRILRANAIAALENVPLWHERDISHSSVERVILPDSTILADYLLDKMTWVVENLHVYPENMKRSMQASYGLTSSGSVLLALVEKGLSREQAYAVVQERAMQAWAEGTHLRRLLEQDPTVQSLLTPAELDAAFDLSHHLRHVDTIMKRLGLSE from the coding sequence ATGATCGAGCGCTATACCCGGCCGCGCATGGCGCAGCTCTGGTCGCAGGCCAACCGGTTCCAGAAGTGGCTCGAGGTCGAGCTGCTGGCCTGCGAGGCATGGGCGCAGCTGGGGGCCATCCCGGCCGATGCCGTCAGGGAGCTGCGCGCCCGCGCCTTCACCGTGGACGAGGCCTTCGTCCGGCGGGTGGCCGAGATCGAGGCGACCACCCGACACGACGTCATCGCCTTCACCACCGCCTGCGCCGAGCGGATTGACCACCCGGCCGCCCGCTACATCCACTACGGCCTCACCTCCACCGACGTGGTGGACACCGCGCTCTCCGCCGTGCTCAACGAGGCCGTGCAGGAGGTGCAGCGGGGGCTGGAGCGGCTGATCGCCGCCCTGGGCCGCCAGGCCGTGGCGCACAAGTACACCCCGATCATGGGGCGCACCCACGGCGTGCACGCCGAGCCCACCTCGTTCGGCCTGAAGCTGGCCGTCTTCTACGCCCAGTTCAAGCGCGACGCCGCGCGCATCGAGCAGGCCCGCCAGTCCATCGCCGTGGGCAAGCTCTCCGGGGCCGTGGGCAACTACGGCAACATCGACCCGTTCGTGGAGCAGTACGTCTGCGAGCGCATGGGCCTGGGCGTGGCCGACATCTCGACGCAGGTGCTGCAGCGGGACCGGCACGCCCACCTGATGACCGCCCTGGCCATCCTGGGCTCCTCGCTGGACAGCCTGGCCACCGAGCTCAGGCTCCTGCAGAAGACCGAGACCCGCGAGGTGGAGGAGCCGTTCTCCCGAGGGCAGAAGGGCTCCAGCGCCATGCCCCACAAGCGGAACCCGGTCACCCTGGAGCAGATCTCCGGCCTCAGCCGCATCCTGCGGGCCAACGCCATCGCGGCGCTGGAGAACGTGCCGCTCTGGCACGAGCGCGATATCTCCCACTCCTCCGTGGAGCGGGTCATTCTGCCCGACTCCACCATCCTGGCCGACTACCTGCTGGACAAGATGACCTGGGTGGTCGAGAACCTGCACGTCTACCCCGAGAACATGAAGCGTTCCATGCAGGCCTCCTACGGCCTGACCTCCTCGGGCTCGGTGCTGCTCGCCCTGGTGGAGAAGGGGCTCTCCCGGGAGCAGGCCTACGCCGTCGTGCAGGAGCGGGCCATGCAGGCCTGGGCGGAGGGCACGCACCTGCGCCGCCTCCTGGAGCAGGACCCCACCGTCCAGTCGCTGTTGACCCCCGCCGAGCTGGACGCCGCGTTTGACCTGAGCCACCACCTCCGGCACGTGGACACCATCATGAAGCGACTGGGGTTGAGCGAATGA
- the purQ gene encoding phosphoribosylformylglycinamidine synthase subunit PurQ, which yields MRFGVTVFPGTNCEMDTFYAIREAIGEQADYVWHQDRDLSHYDAILIAGGFSYGDYLRTGAIARFAPVMDAIAEFAAKGGLVLGICNGFQILTEAGLLPGALQRNAHLKFRCSWVHLRVENADTPFTGGCRPGQVLRIPVNHGEGNYFADPDTLRELNENNQILFRYCTADGEVTPEASPNGSLENIAGIINKAGNVAGMMPHPERACEPILGSADGRYLLTSMVNFLTGRASHV from the coding sequence TTGCGGTTCGGTGTCACCGTCTTCCCCGGCACCAACTGCGAGATGGACACCTTTTACGCCATCCGCGAGGCCATCGGGGAGCAGGCCGATTACGTCTGGCACCAGGACAGGGACCTTTCGCATTACGACGCCATCCTGATCGCCGGTGGCTTCTCCTACGGCGACTACCTGCGGACCGGTGCCATCGCCCGCTTCGCGCCGGTGATGGACGCCATTGCCGAGTTCGCCGCAAAGGGCGGCCTGGTGCTGGGAATCTGCAACGGCTTCCAGATCCTCACCGAGGCGGGGCTGCTGCCCGGCGCCCTGCAGCGCAACGCCCACCTCAAGTTCCGCTGCTCGTGGGTCCACCTGCGGGTGGAGAACGCAGACACCCCTTTCACGGGCGGCTGCCGCCCCGGCCAGGTGCTCAGGATACCCGTCAACCACGGCGAGGGCAACTACTTCGCGGACCCCGACACGCTGCGTGAGCTGAACGAGAACAATCAGATCCTGTTCCGCTATTGTACGGCAGACGGCGAAGTGACCCCCGAGGCCTCCCCCAACGGGTCGCTGGAGAACATCGCCGGCATCATCAACAAGGCCGGCAACGTGGCCGGCATGATGCCCCATCCCGAACGGGCCTGCGAACCGATCCTCGGTTCGGCCGACGGGCGCTATCTCCTCACCTCTATGGTGAACTTCCTGACGGGGAGGGCCAGCCATGTCTGA
- a CDS encoding phosphoribosylaminoimidazolesuccinocarboxamide synthase — protein sequence MNCLLEVPDLGLRRLHRGKVREVFELGADRLLMVATDRLSAFDVVFPQGIPGKGRVLTQMSLLWFRATEHIVPNHLIQADLSGLGLPDHVLPLLEGRSMVVRRARRIDVECVVRGYLAGSGWKEYQASRSVCGVPLPEGLRLSSRLPEPIFTPALKNDAGHDENVPESRVRAVYGDAVTDFIKQRSLELYRFASRAAARAGIILADTKFEYGLVGDAIVLIDEVFTPDSSRYWPADRYQEGAPVDSLDKQPVRDYVERIGWNKQPPAPQLPDELIAETARRYEDVLERLRRVLA from the coding sequence ATGAACTGCCTGCTCGAGGTGCCAGACCTGGGCCTCCGGAGACTGCACCGGGGCAAGGTGCGCGAGGTCTTCGAACTCGGCGCCGACCGGCTCCTGATGGTGGCCACCGACCGGCTGTCGGCGTTCGACGTCGTCTTCCCGCAGGGGATCCCCGGCAAGGGCCGGGTGCTCACCCAGATGAGCCTCCTCTGGTTCCGGGCCACCGAGCACATCGTGCCCAACCACCTGATCCAGGCCGACCTGAGCGGCCTGGGCCTGCCCGACCACGTCCTGCCCCTGCTGGAGGGGCGGTCGATGGTGGTCCGCCGGGCCCGGCGCATCGACGTCGAGTGCGTGGTGCGGGGCTACCTGGCCGGTTCGGGCTGGAAGGAGTACCAGGCGAGCCGCTCGGTCTGCGGCGTCCCCCTGCCAGAGGGGCTTCGGCTCTCCAGCCGGCTGCCGGAGCCCATCTTCACCCCGGCGCTGAAGAACGACGCCGGCCACGACGAGAACGTCCCGGAATCCCGCGTGCGAGCGGTATATGGAGACGCGGTGACCGACTTCATCAAGCAGCGTTCGCTGGAGCTCTACCGCTTCGCCTCCCGGGCCGCCGCCCGGGCGGGCATCATCCTGGCGGACACCAAGTTCGAGTACGGCCTGGTGGGCGACGCGATCGTGCTGATCGACGAGGTGTTCACCCCCGACTCCAGCCGGTACTGGCCGGCGGACCGGTACCAGGAGGGGGCGCCGGTGGACAGCCTGGACAAGCAGCCGGTGCGGGACTACGTGGAGCGGATCGGGTGGAACAAGCAGCCGCCGGCGCCGCAGCTGCCTGACGAGCTGATTGCCGAGACCGCCAGGCGGTACGAGGACGTGCTGGAACGGCTGCGCCGGGTGCTGGCCTGA
- a CDS encoding NCS2 family permease — protein sequence MAAREAVRPNDASLGILDRVFKLTENRSDVKTEVLAGLTTFVTMAYIIVVNPKTLSATGMDEGALFMATILAAAVSTLVMGLVANWPVALAPGMGLNAFFAFTLVGGLGLSWQQALGAVLISGILALIVTATGLRELMIRAIPEPLKHAVTAGIGFFIMLIGLINAGIVTASEATTVALGDLSDPKTLLAVIGVIITGVLVARKVTGGILLGILITTVIGIPMGVTTMPESWVSAPPSLAPSFLKLSFDGLFSPGMITVIFAMFFADLFDTIGTFVGVASKAGMVDKEGNLKGGNRALIADSLGTIIGSLFGTSNTTTYVESAAGVTAGGRTGLTAITVAVLFLLASLFSGAFLAIPGQATAPALIIVGAMMASSITQIDLDDFGIALPAIITALMMPFTFSIAQGLALGFIAYAAIALMTGRASKVHWMMWVLAAFFIAHFTIEALKS from the coding sequence GTGGCTGCTCGTGAGGCGGTCCGCCCGAACGACGCATCGCTGGGGATCCTCGACCGTGTGTTCAAGCTCACGGAGAACCGTTCCGATGTCAAGACGGAGGTTCTCGCCGGCCTGACCACCTTTGTCACGATGGCCTACATCATCGTCGTCAACCCGAAGACCTTGTCCGCCACAGGCATGGATGAGGGCGCTCTCTTCATGGCCACCATCCTGGCCGCGGCAGTCTCGACGCTCGTCATGGGCCTCGTGGCCAACTGGCCCGTTGCCCTGGCCCCCGGCATGGGCCTCAACGCCTTCTTCGCCTTTACCCTCGTCGGTGGTCTGGGCCTCTCCTGGCAGCAGGCGCTGGGCGCGGTGCTCATCTCGGGCATCCTGGCGCTCATCGTCACCGCAACGGGCCTCCGGGAGTTGATGATCCGGGCGATTCCGGAGCCGCTCAAGCACGCGGTCACCGCCGGCATCGGCTTCTTCATCATGCTGATCGGCCTCATCAACGCCGGCATCGTTACAGCCAGCGAGGCCACCACCGTCGCTCTGGGCGACCTCTCCGACCCGAAGACGCTGCTGGCCGTCATCGGCGTCATCATCACCGGCGTGCTGGTGGCCCGCAAGGTGACCGGCGGCATCCTGCTGGGCATCCTCATCACCACCGTCATCGGCATCCCGATGGGCGTCACCACGATGCCCGAATCCTGGGTCTCCGCCCCGCCCTCGCTGGCCCCGTCCTTCCTCAAGTTGAGCTTCGACGGCCTGTTCAGCCCCGGCATGATCACCGTGATCTTCGCCATGTTCTTCGCCGACCTGTTCGACACCATCGGCACCTTCGTGGGCGTCGCCTCCAAGGCCGGCATGGTCGACAAGGAGGGCAACCTGAAGGGCGGCAACCGCGCGCTGATCGCCGACTCGCTCGGTACGATCATCGGCTCGCTCTTCGGCACCTCCAACACCACCACCTACGTCGAGTCCGCCGCCGGCGTGACGGCGGGCGGCCGCACCGGCCTCACCGCCATCACGGTCGCCGTGCTCTTCCTGCTGGCCTCCCTCTTCTCGGGTGCCTTCCTGGCGATTCCGGGGCAGGCCACCGCACCGGCCCTCATCATCGTCGGCGCCATGATGGCCTCCTCCATTACGCAGATCGACCTGGACGACTTCGGCATCGCCCTGCCGGCCATCATCACGGCCCTGATGATGCCCTTCACGTTCTCCATCGCCCAGGGCCTGGCGCTGGGCTTCATCGCTTACGCCGCCATCGCCCTGATGACGGGCCGGGCCAGCAAGGTCCACTGGATGATGTGGGTGCTCGCGGCCTTCTTCATCGCCCATTTCACCATCGAGGCCCTGAAGTCGTAA